The DNA region GTGCCCTGTTGCTGTCTCTTTTCTGTTACGCCGCTCGTCTGAACAATGCCGCTTTCACTGGTACCTTCGTAGCCTGCCTGCTCAACCGAGGGATCACTTGACAGAGCTGACGTGGAGGAACTCCTGGCCGCCACCGGTCCCGATGGTGAATTCTCGACGAGGCTTTCAAATGCGGACTCCTGCACCTGACGCTGAGACTTCAGCCTCTCCACCATTACCGCTTCACTGCCCGATTGAGCGTTTAAGGGTTCTGGCTGATTCCGGACTGGCGATGCCTGACCCTTTGAAGTCGCCTCCTGTCGGGACGCGATTTCCGGTGCTGAACCGGTCGGAGCAAAATACTGCACACCGTTTGGTCTCGACGATTTCGCCCGACCTACCTGGCCCCCGCTCACTGACGATTCATTGATCGTAGTTTCGGTCTGTTTTGATATTCGGTCCCACTCTGCGAAGGGATTCTTCTGTTGCCCAACAACTACAGATGAACCTACGGACAACAGGCACAGGGCACTTACGATACGACGTCGGATCAACATCCTGATTCCTCCGGCGACTTTACGGTGAGAGTCAAGCAGCCCGGGACAACAAAAAGATGGAAATGCGTGGCACTGGAAAACCATACCACGCCTTCATCGAATGTTCGGCTGTAGCGATCCTGCGGCTTAAATAGATTTACTGCTTTAGGAAGATTAGCTTGTCTATTCTGATTATCCGGCTCACTCAGCGCACGTCTACCGGCAGCTTCTGCCGCTTTGTCCGTTGATGATCGTTTCCCGATGACCACAACTTGCGAGCACCATCAGTATTTCCCTGTTACCCCCGGCGTCCTGTCAGTCCAGCGGCTTCAGAGGGAAGACTTGTGATGGCTCCCGATGCTCTTCCATTGCTTTGTTCAGCCTTGCGACGATCTCCGGGTGTTCCTTCGCCACATCGTGCTTTTCTCCTGCGTCTGTTGCGAGGTTGTAGAGTTGCATTGTCAGATTCCCTCGGCCCATATTCTGGCGAATACCCTTCCAGTCGCCGACGCGTATCGATTGTTGACCTCCGTAACCGGGAAACTCTCGATACAGTTTTTCGCGAGGCTTCTGCTGTTTTCCTTCCAGCGTCGCAACCATGCTGATCCCGTCGATGTTCGCCGGTGTCTTCTTTGCGTGGCCCGTGGCCTCCAGAATCGTTGGTAGCCAGTCTTCAAACCCGCTGATTCTGTCCGACGTCGTTCCGGGTTTCACATGTCCTGGCCAACGCACGATAGTTGGCACTCGCACGCCGCCTTCGTACAGAGAACCCTTGAGTCCACGTAGTTCTCCTACGCTGTTGAAGAAGGTGTAGTCCACTTCCTTATCCAGATGTGTGGTACCGTTATCCGACGAGAAAACTACAAGTGTGTTGTCACTTAGTTTCAGCTCGTCAAGAACAGCCAACAGTTTGCCAACCTCATTGTCCATGTGAGTAATCATGGCTGCATACGCCGCACGCGGCGTAAAGTGAGGGGTGTAGCCCCCGGTCGCTGCCGTAAACGGGGGATCATTCCAACCTTTCGCCAAATACGGCGACAACTCTTCATCCGGGATATGCAGGGCTACATGTGGAATCACGGTCGGATAATACAGAAAGAAAGGCTTGTCTTTGTTGTCACGAATAAACTTTAAAGCTTGTTCATTGATACGATCCGGGGCGTAATCCTGTCCTTTGAATTCATCGTAACTGGCTGGATCTGATGGATCCGCCCCGGCCGAAAGCTTTGCATGCCCGGGCACTGCGGGATTGTTCTTCAAAGCCACTCGTTCGTTGTCGCTCCACAAATACGATGGATAGTAACTGTGCGCGTGCCTCTGGCAGTTGTAACCAAAGAAACGATCAAAGCCCTGACGCAAAGGCTCGCCTGTTGAACCTGGTCCACCCAGGCCCCACTTCCCAAAAGCTCCTGTGACGTAACCCGCTTCTTTCAGCAATTCTGCCACCGTCACTTCCTCGGCCGGTATCGGTTTCTGACCTTCCGGTTGCATTTCACTGTTGTTTCTCACCCAGGCGTGTCCCGGGTCTTTGCCTGTCATCAACACGCATCGAGACGGGGCGCATACCGCGTTTCCGCTGTAGTGCTGCGTTAACCGCATCCCCTCTGATGCCAGCTTGTCCAGGTGTGGTGTCTGAATTTTCTGTTGCCCGAAACTCCCCAGTTCCCGGTATCCCAGATCATCGGCAAGGATGAACACTACGTTTGGTTGCCCCTTTAGCTCTCCGGCCCCCAATTCTCTGTGGGTAAGCACTTGCACGGTCAGCATTACCATACCGATTACTTGATACTTCATCTTTCCTGTCGCTTCCTCTTTATGATGACCAACAACACCGGTGACGCCTGATTACTCGTATCTGCTTCTATCCTGAAGACTGTCGTTTCTTTTTCCCGCTGAAGCTTCGATACCACTGATTCCACTTCGACTGCCTCTGCCTGACCGCCCTCATGACCGCGGTATGCCACAACTGTTATCACTCCTCCCGGCTTCAGCAGTCTGTAGCCTGCTTCGATTGCCTTTCCTGTTGTGTGGCCTGATGTCACACAAGTCTTGTCACTGCCTGGCAGAAATCCCAGATTAAATGTTATGGCCGACTGGCTCTCCGTTCGCAACCATCCGCTCAACAACTTCGCATGACACCCTCGGATGTACGTTACGTTGCCCAGTTTTTCTGCCTGAACTCGCTGCCGAGTCGCCTCGATCGCCTGATCCTGAAGGTCGATCGCTGTGACTACGCCCGTCTCTCCTATCCTTTTCGCCATCAGCACCGTGTCGTAACCGTTTCCTGCTGTCGCGTCGATTACTCGATCGCCTGGCTGCAGATGTCCCGACAGTAGTTGATGAACCAGCTTTGTCAGCGATTTCCGCCTTGTATCCGCTATCACCGCTTCCAGAAACTCTTCTGTTCGCCATTCAGCCACTTCGTCTTCGTTTCGTAAGCGTCTGGTTATTTCTTCTGCCAGCTCTTTCGCTTTGACGGGTGCAACCAGGCACCCTTTCGCCCCAAGGCCATTAAAAATTGCCACTCGGGATTCTTCCTGGTGATACCCCGCCACCACTTTACGATTGCTCATCGCCGGCCTGACTGCCGCTACGTGCTTGACCACCCTGGCCTCTTTCTGTTCCGCTGCTGGCAGCTGGCTCAATAACTGACTCAGCCCCTCTTCGCTCGGTGTGTTCGTTAAGTCCTTCCAGTCGTAGGTCGCTCCTATGCTAAACTCGTTCCTGCCTTCTTCTGGCACGATCCATATCCCCTGATGTGTTATTCTTCGCTCCGTTCTCGCTGGCAACGCAACCTTTACTATGTCGCCCCGGGCGGGTTTGTCTGGTATGTGGGCAAACCACGGGTTGCTTTGCGGCTGATACCCCTGACAGAAAACGATGTTGTGACCACGAAGTTTCAGTCGCGAAATCGTCACGGTGCTGTTGCTCACCCGAACGTCGTTTTCGATTTGCAGAGATTCACTCACCACGAAGTGTTTGCGGCTGAAGAACTCTTTTGATGCGATCAGGTATCGTTTCACAAGTAGACGGCCTGCTGGCTGCATCGAAAAACCGGTCAATCCTTTTTCCGGATCCGCTTCTTCCCTGACTGAGCCTCTCAGCTGCTCACGACGTCTTGTGATGAACATCTGCCTTTCCTCTTCGTTGCGAAATATTCGCAGCATCGATGTCGACTGAAAGATTTCGCACTGTGTTTGCTGTTCTACCTCTCTGTAGAATGCTGACGCGTACTCCCAGTACCGTTGAAAATCCGGCATCTGAGTCATTCGCTTGCCCGTAACTGGCGTGATCAGACCTGCCGCTGCTCTGGAAGCTGTTACCTCCTCTACCCGATCTATCAACGCCAGTGTCCTGCCCCTGTTGTGCAGTTCCCAGGCCAATGTTGTTCCAGCAATTCCCTGCCCTACAATGATGACGTCCACCAGCCGCTCAGCGGTCTCTGCACCGTTGTCACTGTTCTTAGTGTTTTGATTTGACTGTAATGCTTCTTCCAACCGACCCTGTTCCTTTGTTCCTACTCGTGTTTTGCTGATAAAGTTCCGCTTTACCTGAACCCTCCTGATTGAAAGGCTCGCCTGATGTCGCGTACCTCCCACCTCGATCGTCGTTCGTTTCTTCGCACTGCTGGCACGTCTATCGCTGCCGTTGGATCTTCGTTATTTGTCAACCCAGCGAGCTTTGGGTTCAATCGAAGTCCTCTGGAAAAACTGAATATTGCATGTATAGGCACCGCTAACCGTGCTGCTGAAGATGTCAACGGTGTGATGTCCGAGAACATCGTGGCCATCGTCGACGTAGATTCGAACTACCTCGAACGCGCTAAGAAAATGCTCACGGAGAAGAATCAGCTCACCCCTCGAACTTACGCGGACTACCGTGAAATGATTGAAGCGGAGGGCGACAAGATTGATGCCGTTGTCATCGGCACCACTGACCATCATCATGCTCCAGCTTCAATCAGGGCCATCCGAGCTGGTAAACATGTTTACTGTGAAAAACCTCTGACCCACACAGTACAGGAAGCACGCATCATTGCTGAAGCCGCAGCAAAGCAGGGTGTTGCTACTCAACTTGGTACTCAGATTCACGCCGGTGAAAACTATCGCCGCGTCGTTGAAATCATCGCTTCTGGAGCCATCGGTACGGTTACCGACGTCCATGTCTGGGTCGGAAAGGGTTGGGGATACCGGAAGGACTGGGCTAATAGTCGCACCGAAGCTGGTACCCAACCTCCAGCAAATCTTAACTGGGAACTGTGGCTTGGCCCAGCTCCTGTTTACCCGTTCCACGAAGGTCGATTTCATCCCGCACAGTGGCGGCGATGGTGGGATTTTGGTCAGGGCACTCTTGGCGACATGGCCTGCCACTACATGGATCTTCCTTTCTGGGCTCTGGGTCTGCGGCATCCAAATCATTGTGAAGCCGAAGGTGAATCCCCAGACGCGAACATGGCACCGGAGGGACTTGTTGTGCGATACAAGTTTCCTACCAGCAATCAAAACTCACCAGTTAATCTCACCTGGTACGACGGAAACCTCATTCCAAAACGCGTCGCGGACGAACCGGTTCCACCAAATGGCGTGATGTTTGTTGGTACAGAAGGACACATGTTCGCGGACTATGGCAAATATAAGCTTTTCCCTGCGAACAAGTTCGCGGGATTCCAGGCACCAGAAAAATCCATACCACCTTCGATTGGACATCACGCTGAATGGATCAAGGCCTGCAAAGACGGATCACCGACTACCTGTAACTTTGATTATTCCGGTGCACTGACCGAAACAGTGTTGCTGGGTAACGTAGCGTACCGGACTGGCAAATCACTGGAATGGGATGCAGCAACTCTGACAGCCACCAATGCTCCCGAAGCCGCAAAACTGGTTTCCAAGGAATATCGAAGTGGCTGGGAAGTTATTGCGGGGTAGATCAAACAGGATTTGATTCAGAAGCAAGAAGACCTGAAAGGAGAGACTTTTTTCAGGTCTTTGCTTTTGACAGCGAGAAAAATGAAATCAGTAAAAGAAGTAGCAGAAGTACTAGTAAGTGACGTCGCAAATGTTGATAACTCGCCTATCTCTAATCGTAACCCCTTGTTTTAAAAGAAGTTAAGACAAGTGAAGAACGTTGAAAACCAGTAGAAAACACAGGGAAACAGAGTGATCACTGGGCATCAAAGAAGGTCGAAACTCGGCGTCAGCCAGTGATGTCGAGCAGACAGTTTGGAAAACTCACCAGCTCAGCAGCGCAGGAACAGCTAGCGCGTTAACAAGTTATCAACAACACTTGGGAAGGAAGGCATGGTAAGCAGAACTGAGTTTGACTAAAAAAAAGGCAAGCCAGAGAATCGTCGCTCAGACAAACCAAACCCAGCCGTGGAATCAGGGGTCGATGATGTTGTCGGTTGTCATTCCAGCTCATAATGAAGCCGAAAACTTACCAGGATTGCTCGAGGAGATCATCGAAGCGTTCAAAGATGGGCGGACCGAGTACGAAGTGGTTGTGGTGAATGATGGAAGCAGTGATGAAACAGCAGGAGTGCTGACCGCGATACAGCAAACGATGCCACAGTTGCGAGTAGTGACACATGAGAAAAGTTGTGGCCAGAGTACGGGGTTGATGTCGGGCGTTGATGCAAGTCAGGGAGAACTGATCGCCACACTTGATGGCGATGGTCAGAATGACCCGGCAGACATACCCAGAATGCTGGAAACCTATCAGACGGGGACAATACCGTTAACCATGGTGGTGGGACACCGGCAAAAAAGGAAGGATGGGGGTTGGCGGCTATTCTGCTCGAAGGTAGCAAATAGCGTAAGAAGCCGAATGTTGAAAGACGCGACCCCGGACAGCGGATGTGGGATCAAACTTTTTCCAAAAGACGCCTTTCAGAAGTTCCCCCGCTTTGATCATATGCATCGATTCTTGCCGGCGTTGATGCGACGATTGGGCGGTCGAGTGATCTCCCAGACGGTCAATCATCGAGTCCGAGGCAGCGGTTCGTCACACTATGGGACACTCGGTCGATTAACGGCAGGGGTAGTGGATCTTGTCGGAGTCGCATGGTTAATGCACAGAAGCCGATTACCAGTATTAACGGACCAGAAGAAGGAGTCTTCAGGGCCATGACGTCGGAGCAGTGGTGGGTAGGATTTGGCTTGTTTGGCCAGGCGTTGTTTACTGGGCGGTTTATCGTTCAGTGGGTTTCCAGTGAACGGCAAAAGAAGAGCGTGATCCCAGTGGCATTCTGGTATCTGAGCATATCCGGAGCAACAGTGTTGTTAAGCTACGCAGTCTATCGACAGGACCCCGTATTCATCATTGGCCAGTCAACCGGTTTTGTCATCTACTTTCGCAACCTCCAACTGTTGTCCAGGGCTTCGCGGAGAAGCGAAGAGGAAGCAGAAGTTGTGACGTTGCCGATGGTACGGACAGAAACAAGGTCAACAGCTGAGCAACCATCAAGACGAGCGGCATGACAGAAGATCCCAGAGATCTTCCCCGATTGTTTTTACCAGTCGCATTAATGCTGGTATTAACAGCATCGGCATTGATGTCACGGCCTCCTCTGCCGGTCGATGAAACACGATATCTGTCGGTAGCGTGGGAGATGCATGAGTCCGGTGACTGGTTGGTACCACACAAAAATGGTGCCACCTATGCACACAAGCCGCCACTATTGTTCTGGATAATGAATGCACTGTGGCTTTTGACCGGACCGACCGGATGGTCAGCCAGGTTGGCCGGCCCGGCGATGGCCGTAGTCAGCATACTGTTCACCTACCAACTGGGAAAACAGCTCTGGAATCGAAAAGATGTGGCTCAGGCTGCTGCATTGATTCAGACATCTATGATGCTGTGGATGGTGTTTTCCACACTGACGATGTTCGACACGTTGCAGACAGTCACTGCCCAAATGACTTTGCTGGCATACCAAGACATAGCAAGCCGGGGGTTAAGAAAACGCAGCATCCTGTTGGCGTCGGCTGGCATAGGGCTCGGAATACTGGCAAAAGGGCCGGTGATATTCGTCCATGTGCTGCCAGTAGCTTTGTCAGCTCCATGGTGGTGTTCAGCGTCTCTAAGAATTGGGCGATGGTATCTGACAGTGGCGATGACGATCGTATTTGGCGGTATTATCGGATTGAGCTGGGCTCTGGCGGCTGCAGCGAGTGGCGGTCAGGCTTATGCAGAAGAATTACTCTGGGGGCAGACAGCCAATCGAGTGGTCGAATCGTTTTCCCACAAACAGCCCTTTTGGTTCTACCTGCTGGTGCTTCCGATAGGTGTGCTGCCGTGGCCGCTTTTCTCCAGATGTACGGCTAATCTGATGTCAGCAATTCGGGATCGAAGCAACCGATTTTGCCTGGCAGGCATAGTGGGTACGCTCCAGGTGATGTCTTTGGTAAGTGGTAAACAGCCTTATTACCTTGTGCCGTCTATACCCCTGGTGGCATTGTTGATCGCCCGAACAATGATGACGAACGCGACACGGGTTGAACGCAGCGAAAAGTATCTCCAGGTGGCAGCAACTTTGTTTGCCGCCGTGACACCAGCCGTGGTCAATATGGTCCCGCAGTTGGCAGTGACCCGGCTGAACAACGTTTGTCCAACGATCTACAGCGTGGCATTGGTTTTGGTATCGCTGAGCGTTTTGATTCCGGTACAGGAAACACCGATCAGAATGATTCGTCATCATGCAACAGCATCGGTGATGTTTCTGAGTGTGCTGGTGGTCGGACTTGGTAATGGCTTCTGGCAGGAGTTCGATCTAAGCCCAATGGCTCGGTTCGTACGGGTTCAGCAAGAAGCAGGAGAAGCGGTGTTCTGGTATGGGGGCTATCATGGGCAGCTGAACTTTATGGGCCGACTGGAACAGCCGTTGGTAGAGGGCCCGAAAGAAGTGTTGCTGCAGTGGGTGAAAGAGAATCCCGGTGGTGTGGTGGTGATGAGAGCCATCGACGACATACGGGACTTCAGCGAACAGAATCAGGGTGATGATCAGCGTCGTGCAGCGATCGAACGGCAATTGCAACAGACAGGTTTTCCGGACCAGCCTCTGGTAGTTGAGAAAGTTCTCTTTGACCAGCCCCTCCGACGGGGACTGAGCGTCGGGGTCATCGCGGCGGTACGATTGAGGTTCACGACCGACGAACGGACGACAGAAACTCAGGGAAAACAGGGAAAAGAAGCGTCAGAGACTCTTTGATTGCTTCGTGATTTGTGCGTAGCTTACCAGCGGCGACGATGGGTGTTGCCGCAGTTCAGGATAAGCGAGGCAGCCAACGATGCAAATCACCGTAACGAACCTGGTTCTGTCCGGGAGTGATCGCCCTCGCCTGAATAACGTATCGCTGAAAATCAGGGACCAATCGACGGCAATTGTCGGGTATTCCGGAGCAGGGAAAACGTCGCTGTTAAATGTTCTGGCAGGATTTGAAGTGCCGGATAGTGGCACGGTGGATCTGAAGCGAGACCGGACGGATAGCAGCCTGCCCCTTTTCTGGGTGCCTCAGAACGGAGGGTTATGGGCACACATGACGGTCAGGCAACATCTGACGACTCTGGAAAACGCTTTGGAATCGCAAAAACTGGCGATTTCGACAGACGAATTGCTTTTCCGGATGGATCTGCAGCAGCGTCAGACGGCGCGCCCGGGACAGTTGTCTGAAGGTGAGCGATCCCGGCTGGCAATTGCCCGGGCTCTGGCATCCGGAGCAGAAATGCTGCTGCTGGATGAACCTTTGTCACACGTCGACCCGGCTCGTCGTGAAAAGTACTGGAAAGTGATCACAGAAATAACAGAAACACACGGAATTAGCCTGGTCTTTTCTTCGCACGAGCTCGAGGCAGTGATCCGGGAATCCGAACAAGTCATTTGTATCAACGAGGGACAAATCATCTATCATGGCCCGACGAGAACGCTCTACGACAATCCACCCGACCGAATACCCGGAGAGTTTCTTGGCAGGTTAAACTGGTTCACAGCTGGCGAAGCGTGGAAGTGGTTGCAGCAGGAGATATCCGAAGACAGTGTCGGTATCCGCCCGGAACGAGTGATTCTACGGCCGGATCCGTCGTCATTGCTGGAGATCAGCGAAACGCGGTACTCAGGGCACCGATCCGAAACATCGATCGTGAACACACAAACAGGGGAAGGTCGATCCCTGCTGCACCGTGTGGAAGTCAGCAACTTAGGGCCCGGAGATCGGGTGAAAATAGAATGGTTGGCTGTTGATCAAGACTGAAAGCATGCAAAAACCCTCAGCAAGTAGTTCGATTCTCCCGGAACAAGCTGCATATCTGATTGCGCTGATGGTTTTGGTGTTTATCAGTGGATGCGGTGACGTGGCCGCTGATCCGCAGCTTCACTTCCGTCGGTTTGATGCATGGAAAGTTCCGGCAAATGGTCATCATCTTCCGGCGCCGAGGGCACTGTATTCTGATGAAGCGGACACAGTCTATGCTCTGGATGACGCTGGGCGAGTGCTGGTGTACTCACCCAAAGGAGAGCTCTTAAGAAGCTGGTTCATGCCGGAATACTCGATCGGACGGGCGGAGGGGATTATCAAGCTGCTGGACGGACGTCTTGCCGTCGCTGATACGCATTACCACCGTGTCGTGATTTTCGATGCTGATGAGTCAGGTGCAGTCAGTTACATGTTTGGCACAGAGGGCAATGAGGACGGTCAGTTCATCTTTCCAGTGTCCATTGCTCAGGATCCGGCCGGATTCCTCTACGTTGGTGAATATGGGGAAAAGCAGAGGATTCAGAAATTTACCGTGGAAGGCACCTACGTCAGTCAATTTGGATCTCATGGAACCGACGAAGGACAGTTTCAGCGTCCGAGCGCAATCGTATGGCGGGACCAGAAGAT from Planctomycetaceae bacterium includes:
- a CDS encoding arylsulfatase, with the translated sequence MKYQVIGMVMLTVQVLTHRELGAGELKGQPNVVFILADDLGYRELGSFGQQKIQTPHLDKLASEGMRLTQHYSGNAVCAPSRCVLMTGKDPGHAWVRNNSEMQPEGQKPIPAEEVTVAELLKEAGYVTGAFGKWGLGGPGSTGEPLRQGFDRFFGYNCQRHAHSYYPSYLWSDNERVALKNNPAVPGHAKLSAGADPSDPASYDEFKGQDYAPDRINEQALKFIRDNKDKPFFLYYPTVIPHVALHIPDEELSPYLAKGWNDPPFTAATGGYTPHFTPRAAYAAMITHMDNEVGKLLAVLDELKLSDNTLVVFSSDNGTTHLDKEVDYTFFNSVGELRGLKGSLYEGGVRVPTIVRWPGHVKPGTTSDRISGFEDWLPTILEATGHAKKTPANIDGISMVATLEGKQQKPREKLYREFPGYGGQQSIRVGDWKGIRQNMGRGNLTMQLYNLATDAGEKHDVAKEHPEIVARLNKAMEEHREPSQVFPLKPLD
- a CDS encoding FAD-dependent oxidoreductase; translation: MEEALQSNQNTKNSDNGAETAERLVDVIIVGQGIAGTTLAWELHNRGRTLALIDRVEEVTASRAAAGLITPVTGKRMTQMPDFQRYWEYASAFYREVEQQTQCEIFQSTSMLRIFRNEEERQMFITRRREQLRGSVREEADPEKGLTGFSMQPAGRLLVKRYLIASKEFFSRKHFVVSESLQIENDVRVSNSTVTISRLKLRGHNIVFCQGYQPQSNPWFAHIPDKPARGDIVKVALPARTERRITHQGIWIVPEEGRNEFSIGATYDWKDLTNTPSEEGLSQLLSQLPAAEQKEARVVKHVAAVRPAMSNRKVVAGYHQEESRVAIFNGLGAKGCLVAPVKAKELAEEITRRLRNEDEVAEWRTEEFLEAVIADTRRKSLTKLVHQLLSGHLQPGDRVIDATAGNGYDTVLMAKRIGETGVVTAIDLQDQAIEATRQRVQAEKLGNVTYIRGCHAKLLSGWLRTESQSAITFNLGFLPGSDKTCVTSGHTTGKAIEAGYRLLKPGGVITVVAYRGHEGGQAEAVEVESVVSKLQREKETTVFRIEADTSNQASPVLLVIIKRKRQER
- a CDS encoding Gfo/Idh/MocA family oxidoreductase, which gives rise to MSRTSHLDRRSFLRTAGTSIAAVGSSLFVNPASFGFNRSPLEKLNIACIGTANRAAEDVNGVMSENIVAIVDVDSNYLERAKKMLTEKNQLTPRTYADYREMIEAEGDKIDAVVIGTTDHHHAPASIRAIRAGKHVYCEKPLTHTVQEARIIAEAAAKQGVATQLGTQIHAGENYRRVVEIIASGAIGTVTDVHVWVGKGWGYRKDWANSRTEAGTQPPANLNWELWLGPAPVYPFHEGRFHPAQWRRWWDFGQGTLGDMACHYMDLPFWALGLRHPNHCEAEGESPDANMAPEGLVVRYKFPTSNQNSPVNLTWYDGNLIPKRVADEPVPPNGVMFVGTEGHMFADYGKYKLFPANKFAGFQAPEKSIPPSIGHHAEWIKACKDGSPTTCNFDYSGALTETVLLGNVAYRTGKSLEWDAATLTATNAPEAAKLVSKEYRSGWEVIAG
- a CDS encoding glycosyltransferase family 2 protein, whose translation is MLSVVIPAHNEAENLPGLLEEIIEAFKDGRTEYEVVVVNDGSSDETAGVLTAIQQTMPQLRVVTHEKSCGQSTGLMSGVDASQGELIATLDGDGQNDPADIPRMLETYQTGTIPLTMVVGHRQKRKDGGWRLFCSKVANSVRSRMLKDATPDSGCGIKLFPKDAFQKFPRFDHMHRFLPALMRRLGGRVISQTVNHRVRGSGSSHYGTLGRLTAGVVDLVGVAWLMHRSRLPVLTDQKKESSGP
- a CDS encoding lipid-A-disaccharide synthase N-terminal domain-containing protein; the encoded protein is MTSEQWWVGFGLFGQALFTGRFIVQWVSSERQKKSVIPVAFWYLSISGATVLLSYAVYRQDPVFIIGQSTGFVIYFRNLQLLSRASRRSEEEAEVVTLPMVRTETRSTAEQPSRRAA
- a CDS encoding glycosyltransferase family 39 protein; this translates as MTEDPRDLPRLFLPVALMLVLTASALMSRPPLPVDETRYLSVAWEMHESGDWLVPHKNGATYAHKPPLLFWIMNALWLLTGPTGWSARLAGPAMAVVSILFTYQLGKQLWNRKDVAQAAALIQTSMMLWMVFSTLTMFDTLQTVTAQMTLLAYQDIASRGLRKRSILLASAGIGLGILAKGPVIFVHVLPVALSAPWWCSASLRIGRWYLTVAMTIVFGGIIGLSWALAAAASGGQAYAEELLWGQTANRVVESFSHKQPFWFYLLVLPIGVLPWPLFSRCTANLMSAIRDRSNRFCLAGIVGTLQVMSLVSGKQPYYLVPSIPLVALLIARTMMTNATRVERSEKYLQVAATLFAAVTPAVVNMVPQLAVTRLNNVCPTIYSVALVLVSLSVLIPVQETPIRMIRHHATASVMFLSVLVVGLGNGFWQEFDLSPMARFVRVQQEAGEAVFWYGGYHGQLNFMGRLEQPLVEGPKEVLLQWVKENPGGVVVMRAIDDIRDFSEQNQGDDQRRAAIERQLQQTGFPDQPLVVEKVLFDQPLRRGLSVGVIAAVRLRFTTDERTTETQGKQGKEASETL
- a CDS encoding ATP-binding cassette domain-containing protein; this encodes MQITVTNLVLSGSDRPRLNNVSLKIRDQSTAIVGYSGAGKTSLLNVLAGFEVPDSGTVDLKRDRTDSSLPLFWVPQNGGLWAHMTVRQHLTTLENALESQKLAISTDELLFRMDLQQRQTARPGQLSEGERSRLAIARALASGAEMLLLDEPLSHVDPARREKYWKVITEITETHGISLVFSSHELEAVIRESEQVICINEGQIIYHGPTRTLYDNPPDRIPGEFLGRLNWFTAGEAWKWLQQEISEDSVGIRPERVILRPDPSSLLEISETRYSGHRSETSIVNTQTGEGRSLLHRVEVSNLGPGDRVKIEWLAVDQD